One region of Cinclus cinclus chromosome 1, bCinCin1.1, whole genome shotgun sequence genomic DNA includes:
- the SH3BP5 gene encoding SH3 domain-binding protein 5 isoform X2 codes for MLNHATQRVMEAEQTKTRSELVHKETAAKYNAAMGRMKQLEKKLKRAINKSKPYFELKAKYYVQLEQLKKTVDDLQAKLALAKGEYKTALKNLEMISDEIHERRRSTAMGPRGCGVGAEGSNTSVEDLSASKAESDTISMASEVFEDDNGSSFVSEEDSETQSVSSFSSGPTSPCEVPTQFPPATRPGSLDLPSPVSLSEFGMIFPVLGPRSECSGASSPECEAERGDRAEGAENKTSDRVNKNRSSTRSSSTEGLALDNRMKQLSLQCMKIKEGICAGRKAAQIG; via the exons GTCATGGAGGCGGAACAGACCAAAACGAGAAGTGAGTTGGTTCACAAGGAGACTGCGGCCAAATACAATGCTGCCATGGGAAGGATGAAACAACTGGAGAAGAAGCTGAAAAGAGCCATCAATAAATCAAA ACCTTATTTTGAACTCAAGGCAAAGTACTATGTCCAACTAGAG CAACTGAAGAAAACAGTGGATGACCTGCAGGCCAAACTGGCCCTGGCAAAGGGAGAGTATAAGACTGCCTTGAAAAATCTGGAGATGATCTCAGATGAGATTCATGAGAGGAGAAGGTCCACTGCCATGGGGCCCCGAGGATGCGGAGTGGGTGCTGAGGGGAGCAACACATCTGTGGAAGACCTGTCAGCGAGTAAAGCAGAGTCAGACACCATCTCCA TGGCTTCAGAAGTGTTTGAGGATGATAATGGCAGCAGCTTTGTGTCCGAAGAAGATTCAGAAACTCAATCAGTGTCCAGCTTCAGCTCTGGTCCTACGAGTCCCTGTGAGGTGCCCACTCAGTTTCCTCCTGCGACACGACCTGGAAGCCTGGATCTGCCCAGCCCTGTCTCCCTCTCTGAGTTTGGGATGATCTTCCCTGTCCTGGGCCCTCGGAGTGAATGCAGTGGGGCCTCCTCCCCTGAGTGTGAAGCTGAAAGAG GGGATAGGGCAGAAGGGGCTGAGAACAAGACAAGCGACAGAGTGAACAAGAAtaggagcagcaccaggagcagctccactgAAGGGCTGGCTCTGGATAACCGAATGAAGCAGCTCTCCCTTCAGTGCATGAAAATCAAAGAGGGAATATGTGCGGGCAGGAAAGCTGCCCAGATTGGTTGA